GAAGGCCGGTTGCAGCCGCTCGCAGTCGAACTTGATGGTTTGCAGGCGCTGGCGCAGCATGCGGGCGTGCACCTCCGTGAGGTCGAAGTGTACTTGCTCGTGGTGGAGCAGGGCGGCCGAAGCGGTTTGCGGCGCCTTCACCCACGATTCAGTAGGCGTGAAGGTGGCCTGCACGTTGGCTGAGAAAACGTAGTCTTTGCAGCCAATTTGCGCGCCAATGTTGGCCGTGGTAAGGGCGTGCAGCGGATCGGCGGTGTTGGGACGGGCTTTGAAATCGGCCCAGGTAAGCGGGCGTTTGGCCGACCAGGCCAGTAGCTCGGGCTTGGCTTGGGCGGCGGGCTGTTGCTGCTGCACCGCGGGTTTGGGAGCTACCTGCTGCTGGGCAGGTGCGGTAAACGGAAGCGCCAAAAAAGAACGCAGAAGCAGCGGGAAGAGCAGCAGATCGAGCATAAATCGAAACCTAGGAAAGCGAAGCTACGTACTGCCGCGCTAACGCGCGAGCACGGCACTTTCGTTCATTGCCGAACCGGCCACGGGAGCAGCTTGCGTTTCGCGGGCGAAGCGGCGTAATAAGATAGCAGCTACCGACGAAAGGCCCACCAGCAGGCCCACCCAAACGCCCTGCGCGCCCCAATCGAGCCAAAAGCCGAGCACGTAGCTGAGCGGCAGCGCCAGCACCCAGTAGGAAAGCAGGGCCACCAGCGAAGGCACCTTCACGTCTTCGAGCCCGCGCAAGGCACCCAGGCCCACCACTTGCAGGCCATCGGAAATCTGGAACAAGGCCGCAATCAGCAGCAGACTAGCCGCTTGGGCCACCACGGCCGGGTCGGAATTGTAGAAAAGCGGGACGTAATGACGGGCCACCACCAGCAGCAGCCCGCACGTTGCCATGAACAGGAAAGTGAGCAGGTAGGCCGTGAAGCCCGCCCGGCGTGCCCCGGCCAGGTCGCCGATGCCGCGCAGGTTGCCCACCCGAATGGTGGCCGCCGTGGCTACGCCGCTCACGGCCATAAACGTTACCGAGGCTACGTTGATGGCAATTTGGTGGGCGGCCTGCGTGCTGGCGCCCAACCAGCCCGCCATGATGGCCGAAACGCTGAACGCGCCTACCTCAAACACCAAATGCGCCCCAATGGGCAAGCCGATATCGAGCAGCCGGCGCTGAATGTGCCACTCGGGCTGCCAGCTGACGATGGCCTCGCGGTAGGGGCGCAGGCGCCCGGCGCGCAGCACATACGCCGCCATGAGCGCGGCCATAATTACGCGAGCAATGAGGGTGGCCCAGGCGGCGCCCATCATGCCGAGGTTGGGGGCGCCCAGGCGGCCGTACACGAAAGCGTAGCACAGCACGGCATTTATCACGTTGGCCAGTACCGACAGTATCATGGCCTGGCGCGTGAGGCCCAGGCCTTCGGCAAACTGCCGGAAACCCTGAAACACCATCAGCGGAATGAGCGACAGGAACATGACGCGCACCCACGGCGCGGCCAGCGCCACCACCTCGGCTGGTTGGTTCAGGTACTTCAGCAATGGCGTAATCAGCCAGCCCAAGCCGGCCAACGCTACTCCCGCAACCGTGCTCATGATTACGCCGCCCGTAAGCAGCTGGCCCAGGCGGGCAATGTCGCGCTGGCCATCGGCGGCCGCTACCAGGGGCGTAATGCCCATCGAAAGGCCCATACCCAGCACCATCAGCAAAGTGGTAACGCTTACGCCCAACGAAACCGCCGCCAGCGGCACCGTGCCGGTGTGGCCCACCACCATGCTGTCGACCACATTCACGAGCACGTGGCCCAACTGGCTGAGCATTACGGGGTAAGCAAGCAGCAGAGTGGGGCGGATGTGCGGGCGCAACGAAGTCAGAGCCATAACCAAAGCGAGTAAGCGAACCACAAAGGTAACCACCCGGCCGGCTCCCTAGGTGGCGAGCGGGCCGGGCAGCAGCTACGCAATTGGTTGGGGCGGCGTTAGCAGTGCGGGAACGACTAAGCCGGAATGTAGCGCGGGCTTTAGCCCGCGTTGGCCTGAACGAAATCTTAGGGCGAAACCGTGCAGGACCAACCGTTCAGGCCAACGCGGGCTGAACCGCAGGAAGGCGTAGCCAAGCCCGCGCTACTGCGCGCAGTTAGCCCTGCGGCGCGAAGAGCACGTCGGCAAACCACTGTTGCTCGTCGGTGAACACCTGCTGCACCGCCAACCCCGCGGCGGCACCTAGGGCCTCAATTTGTGGCAGCGTGAACTTGTAGGAGTTTTCGGTATGGATCGTCTCCCAGGCGGCAAATGCAAAGCTGCGACCTAGGGCCGCCACGTGCACCTGCTGCGCCCGGCGGCTCACGAGGTACGAGCGGATAACGCCCACCTGCGGGTCGTAGTCGGTAAAATGCTCCCACTGCCCTAGGTCGAAATCGGCGCCCAGCTCGCGGTTGAGGCGCGTGAGCAGGTTCAGGTTGAACGCGGCCGTTACGCCTTGGGCGTCGTCGTAGGCGGCGCGGATCTGGCGCGGGTTTTTTTGCAAATCGAACCCGATGAGCAGGCGGTCGTTGGGGGTGAGCTGGCTGCTGAGCGCACGCAGGAACTGCTGCCGGGCCTCGGGATGAAAGTTGCCGATGTTGGAACCCAGGAACAGCACCGCTTTGCGGCCTGCCTGCGTGCGCATCTGGGTCAGGGCTGCCGCGTATTCCGCCACCAACGGTTGCACCTGCAGCGCGGGCATTTCGTGGCGCAGGCTGCTGGCTAAGCCCTCCAGGGCCGAAGCCGAAATGTCGACGGGCGCATAGACGACATTTGTGCCCGTATCGAGCAATTGGCGCAGCAGAATTTTAGTTTTCAACCCGTCACCGGCGCCGAGCTCCAGCAAGTGAAAAGCGTCCTCGTTTTCCGGGGTTAAAGCCGTGCAAATAGCTTCGCGGTGTCGGGTAAGCAGCTGAAACTCGGTGCGGGTGGGGTAATACTCCGGCAGCTCCATGATCTGCTGGAACAAGCGGCTCCCGGCCTCGTCGTAGAAATACATCGACGACAACGCCCGCTGCGGTTTGCTGAGGCCCTCGAGCACGTGCTGCGCTAGTTCATTGTTCGTTGCTCGGTTTTCGTTGTTTGTTGTCCGTTGTTCGCTTTCCGACTCGGGTTTGTCGTTGTGCAACGCTGGTTGCGCTTGGGTTACGGCTGAAGCATCAGCAGCCAACGGGCTGGCGGCCGGGCCGGAAACAGAAGAAATAGGTGCAGACATAAATGCAGAAAAGCCGAAAACGAAAAACGAACAACCAATAACGAACAACGAGAACCCTACCGCACCAGCCGGATGCCGGTGTACTGCCAGCGCTTATCGGGATGGAAGAAGTTGCGGTAGCTCAGCCGAATGTGGCTTGCGGGCGTAGCGCACGAGCCACCGCGCAGCACCATCTGGTTGATCATGAACTTGCCGTTGTACTCGCCCAGGGCGCCGGGCGCTTTCTGATAGCCGGGGTAGGGGTGGTAGGCCGAGTACGTCCACTCCCAACAGTCGCCGAGCAGCTGGTGGCACTGCGTGGGGTCGGCGGAGGCGGGCACGGGCGTTGGGTCGAAGCGGTTGCTTTCCAGAAACTGAGCCGCCCCACCATCGGGCGCAAAGTGCCGCGCCGCCAGCTCCCACTCCTGCTCGGTGGGCAGGCGCGCCCCGGCCCAATGCGCGTAGGCATCGGCCTCGTAAAAGCTGACGTGCGTAACGGGTGCGGCCGGGTCGAGGGGCTGCAGGCCGTGGTGCGTAAAGCGGTGCCAGCTGCCATTGGGCTGCT
The sequence above is drawn from the Hymenobacter sp. YIM 151858-1 genome and encodes:
- the egtD gene encoding L-histidine N(alpha)-methyltransferase yields the protein MSAPISSVSGPAASPLAADASAVTQAQPALHNDKPESESEQRTTNNENRATNNELAQHVLEGLSKPQRALSSMYFYDEAGSRLFQQIMELPEYYPTRTEFQLLTRHREAICTALTPENEDAFHLLELGAGDGLKTKILLRQLLDTGTNVVYAPVDISASALEGLASSLRHEMPALQVQPLVAEYAAALTQMRTQAGRKAVLFLGSNIGNFHPEARQQFLRALSSQLTPNDRLLIGFDLQKNPRQIRAAYDDAQGVTAAFNLNLLTRLNRELGADFDLGQWEHFTDYDPQVGVIRSYLVSRRAQQVHVAALGRSFAFAAWETIHTENSYKFTLPQIEALGAAAGLAVQQVFTDEQQWFADVLFAPQG
- a CDS encoding MATE family efflux transporter codes for the protein MALTSLRPHIRPTLLLAYPVMLSQLGHVLVNVVDSMVVGHTGTVPLAAVSLGVSVTTLLMVLGMGLSMGITPLVAAADGQRDIARLGQLLTGGVIMSTVAGVALAGLGWLITPLLKYLNQPAEVVALAAPWVRVMFLSLIPLMVFQGFRQFAEGLGLTRQAMILSVLANVINAVLCYAFVYGRLGAPNLGMMGAAWATLIARVIMAALMAAYVLRAGRLRPYREAIVSWQPEWHIQRRLLDIGLPIGAHLVFEVGAFSVSAIMAGWLGASTQAAHQIAINVASVTFMAVSGVATAATIRVGNLRGIGDLAGARRAGFTAYLLTFLFMATCGLLLVVARHYVPLFYNSDPAVVAQAASLLLIAALFQISDGLQVVGLGALRGLEDVKVPSLVALLSYWVLALPLSYVLGFWLDWGAQGVWVGLLVGLSSVAAILLRRFARETQAAPVAGSAMNESAVLAR
- a CDS encoding DUF922 domain-containing Zn-dependent protease, with the protein product MLDLLLFPLLLRSFLALPFTAPAQQQVAPKPAVQQQQPAAQAKPELLAWSAKRPLTWADFKARPNTADPLHALTTANIGAQIGCKDYVFSANVQATFTPTESWVKAPQTASAALLHHEQVHFDLTEVHARMLRQRLQTIKFDCERLQPAFNNLMKVAITAWQREQQRYDVETNHGLNLIKQKAWHEQVQQRLTQLQAFAAPEATAASTSGGQ